From Tubulanus polymorphus chromosome 9, tnTubPoly1.2, whole genome shotgun sequence, a single genomic window includes:
- the LOC141911019 gene encoding COX assembly mitochondrial protein homolog, whose product MATACDTSQQEDDLTVLAGNLGGGPKGLGDPDSRLLRRVEREILIPKKMKKKAHEVHCKEIVDALTKCGKESGLFLPFLCRKENKALEQCLDKWYHNKDFVDECTQEYLAERAEYRRTGIKQKQHKKEVTGF is encoded by the exons ATGGCGACCGCTTGTGATACTTCGCAACAAGAAGATGATCTTACAGTTCTAGCGGGTAATCTTGGCGGTGGACCGAAAGGCTTAG gAGACCCGGACAGTAGATTATTACGGAGAGTTGAAAGAGAAATATTGATACcgaaaaaaatgaagaaaaaagcgCACGAAGTCCATTGCAAAGAAATAGTTGATG CTTTGACGAAATGTGGCAAAGAAAGTGGTTTATTTTTACCATTTTTGTgtcgaaaagaaaataaagcgTTGGAACAATGTTTAGACAAGTG GTATCACAATAAAGATTTCGTAGATGAATGCACCCAGGAGTACCTAGCAGAGAGGGCTGAATACCGACGCACCGgaattaaacaaaaacaacataaaAAAGAAGTCACCGGATTTTAA